The stretch of DNA CCCGGTCGCGGGCGTCCGGCAACGAAGGAAGACGCTTCCCCAGCGCCGCGGTCAGCGAATGCCGGTCGACGACGACGTCATAAAGCGCAGCGGCAGCCAGCGTGCGGGTATTCGCCGTCATGTGCCCAGCCGCTTTCCGTCAATGGGGTGAGCGTTCAGGAAATCGGCGGCGCTCATCCGCCGCTTCCCCGGGGGCTGAATTTCCAGAATTCGTAACGTACCCTGCCCGCAGGCGACGTCGAAGTTTTTCGAAGCCGCGACCGCCGTGCCCGGCGCGGCGTCCAATGGGGTATCCAGTGCCTGCGCCGCCCATATCCGCAGGACCGTCCCCTCCAGCGTCGTTTCCGCCACCGGCCAGGGATTGAACGCCCGCACCCGGCGGTCGATCTGGGCCGCATTTTGCCGCCAGTCGATGCGGGCCTCGGATTTTTCGATCTTCTCGGCGTAGGTGACCAGGGCTTCGTCCTGGGTTTCACCCGGCAGGCCGCCGGCCTCCAGCTCGGGGAGCAGCTCGATCAGCATTTCGGCGCCGAGCCCGGCGAGGCGGTCATGCAAGGTGGCGGCGGTATCGTCGCCGGCGATCGGACAGTTCCGCTTGGCCAGCATCGGGCCGGCATCCAGACGCGGCTCGATGCGCATCAGGGTGACGCCCGTCTCCGGGTCGCCGGCGAGTATGGCCCGCTGGATCGGCGCCGCCCCGCGCCAACGCGGCAGCAGGGAGGCATGGATGTTGACGCAGCCGAGCCGCGGAACGGCCAGGATGGGCGTCGGCAGGATCAGGCCGTAGGCGACGACGACCATCAGATCCGGCGCCAGCTCGCGCAGCCGGCCGAGCTCCTCGGGCCCTTTCAGGGATTCCGGCTGCAGCACCGGAATGCCGTAGTCGGCGGCGAGCTGCTTGACTGGGCTGGCCATGAGCTTGCGGCCGCGGCCGGCGGGCCGGTCGGGCTGGGTGTAGACGGCGCAGGGTGAATGGCCGGATGCGATCAGGGCGTGCAGGGCAGGGACGGCAAATGCGGGCGTGCCGGCGAATACAATGTTCATGAAGCCGTCGCTCAGGTTGGACGAACGCGGCGCGTCCGCCGCAGTGGGGTGATCAGCGTCTTCGCTCCGGCTTCGGGCGGTCAAACGGCCGCAGCGGCACGCGGCGCCTTGTTGATTTCCTTCATGCGCCGCTCCTTCTGGAGTTTCTTGCGGGCCATCTGGCGTTTCAGGGCGGACAGGTGATCGAGGAAGAGCTTGCCCTCCAGGTGGTCCATTTCGTGCTGGATGCAGACCGCCAGCAGCCCCTCCGCCGACATTTCGAAGAAATCGCCATGG from Methylococcus geothermalis encodes:
- the fmt gene encoding methionyl-tRNA formyltransferase, with amino-acid sequence MNIVFAGTPAFAVPALHALIASGHSPCAVYTQPDRPAGRGRKLMASPVKQLAADYGIPVLQPESLKGPEELGRLRELAPDLMVVVAYGLILPTPILAVPRLGCVNIHASLLPRWRGAAPIQRAILAGDPETGVTLMRIEPRLDAGPMLAKRNCPIAGDDTAATLHDRLAGLGAEMLIELLPELEAGGLPGETQDEALVTYAEKIEKSEARIDWRQNAAQIDRRVRAFNPWPVAETTLEGTVLRIWAAQALDTPLDAAPGTAVAASKNFDVACGQGTLRILEIQPPGKRRMSAADFLNAHPIDGKRLGT